In the Ovis aries strain OAR_USU_Benz2616 breed Rambouillet chromosome 18, ARS-UI_Ramb_v3.0, whole genome shotgun sequence genome, CTGCCCACAGGGAAACTGGGCCCCAGACAAGAGAGCTGATTCCTGAGCCTCCCGACAGGCCCCCTCCCTGCAGCAGGCTGCTTCCTGGGGTGCTCCTCAGGGTCAAGGGCAGGCACCCTGGAGTTATGCAAAGCTGGGTGGGCTGGGCAACTTCAGGCATCACCTGGGTCCAGGTGGTTCCCTCCCAGGGGGAAGTACCCAGCCCCTGGAAGAAGCAGACTTAAAGGCCCTGGAGGAGCGGCCTCCATCCTAGGCTTTGTGGAAATTTTTCAGGtactttctccagggcatcaatGAGTACGCTCAAGGATAACTGGGCACACAGAGAAACCACGCAGTGTGAGCAGGAGCCAAGAGAGACAGGTCTCCATAGACCCCACTTGACATACGTGTCCGACCCAGCTGTGAACCAGCTGTGCCCCCTCtgtttaaggaaataaaagacaagcGTGGAAATATCTCTAGGGAATAGGAAACTGTTGGAAAGTGGCATGGTGTGTTTTGAAAATAACCACATAGAAAGAACTTCTAGAAATGGAAACCATTAATAACTAAAACCGAAATCTTTGGCTCTGATTGGCAGCTGAATGGATGAGCAGCAGAAGGGGATTGGTGACGGGAGGCATGCAGACCGGGCATGCTGACCCCAAGATGTGGGTCATAACGAGGGAGGGACGTGGAAGCAGACCTCGGGAGGAGGCGCCGATGGCAGtcccaggaggagggaagggtAGAGAGTTACTTTAAAAAGTAGCTGAGGATTTCTCAGAACTGATGAAAGACAGCAGTCCACAGATACAAGACTTCCTGTGATAAATCCACAGCCAGACACACCTCAGGGAAACTGCAGGAAACCAAAGTCAGAGGGAAGAGCTCATGCAGctgaagagaaaaaagacagaTTAGCACCAAAGGAGCAGCTCCCAGAGGGGCAGACAGCACATCCCACCCCAGCAGGAAGCCAGGGGATATCTCTTGCGCCTGAGCCAAGGGCAAGAGACCCCTGCTGACATTCTCCCAGGTAAGACAAACCTTCAGAAGTGgggcaaagcagagacatcttcacagggcagggaaaaaaaaaaaaagccagaagtGTTTGTCACCGGCATAGCCAAACTAAAGGAAATCCTAAGGAATCTTGAGGCAGAAGCAAAGTCTCTAGGGAACATTATATGAGGGCAATAACACCATTCAGCAGAGGCTGAGACAGTGGAAGAATTCTAAGCTGAACGACAAAAGACGCCAGGGCGGTTTCAGGAGGCTGTGCAGAGAGAGGAGGATGGAGAGGGGAGACACCCAGGGCCACATGCCCCGAGAACAaaagggagtggggagaagaaaCCACCCAAACACAAGTTCTTTTCCACCCATGTCTTTATTTAATGATCGCAAAATACAGTACCGAGACAGAGCATGCATCACAGATGACAACACGGAAGCAAGTCACAGAAACTGGGGTTGGAGGGCCTCATTACATGTGAGGTAGCGCAAGGTGGTGCCGGGGAGCGGGACGCTGTGGGGGGGAGGACGAGCACCGGCCCCACTCGGGACACACGGGACTACGGACCACAGtagagctgggggaggggtcgTCGGCCACACGGAAAGAACAGCTAGAAGCGTTTCACATCCCATCACCCGTTCCAGTCCCCCTTCCTGTGGACACAGCTTCCGGTCCCCTCATCACTGGGGATATCtccacccttcccttcccttcccaggggCAGGCCCCACCTGCCTTTGCCCAAAAACATCCAGCAGCGTTTGCACTGAAAACGCCCGGGGCTGCCGTCCAGGGAGCTGGAGGCCGAGTGTGTTAAGACACTTTGCTCTATAAGAATAGTCGCACTTGGTAAAGCTGGGGGCGGAGGGGGTGGCAAGGGGGAAGGATACTCATTTCAGTCGGGGAAGGCTGCTGCTGAGTCAGAAAACATTGCACAGTGGTGGTGCGGGGTGGACAAGACGCTCTGGTTGGGGTCCCCCTCTCGGGCTCGAGTGGGTTAGGTGGAGAGGGGTCCTGGTGTGCAGGGCCGAGAGGGTGGGGTTGTCGGGGAGTCGAGGCAGCACCCCTGGGAACCCGGTGTGCGGGACTGGCCGTGGCAGGGCCCGCACGTGGGGTGCTCAGTTGAGCAGGGTTCCGTAGAGCTGGGCTTTCGTGAGGCTGTCCTTGCGGCTGAGCCCCGAGCTGCCCGCCCGAGGGAAGGCAGGCTGGGGACTGAGGCGGGCACCGGGGTGCATCTCCGGGGAGGCCTCCATGGAGCTGGGCTCCAGGGAGTCCCTGGAGCTGCGGAGGCTGAGCTCAGGCTCGGGGCTACCGCTTGCCCCGAGGAGCTGCACCCCGAGCCGCTCGCGGTCCCCCTCACTGGCCGCATAGCTGGGCAGGGGGTCGGCCGAGCGGCCGGGGCTAAGGCTCAGGTCACCAGCTGCCCGGAGGTAGCGGGGCTCGACCAGGTGGCCCTGGGAGAGGTCATCGCCCTCCGAGAAGCTATCAGCCTTGTAGCTGGCGTAGAGGGGGCTGGCGCGGCCCTCGGCGTTGTCGCCGGGGCCGCCTCGGGCCCCAAAGTAGCGGTCATTGAAGCCGCCGCCGGGTGAGgcgaggctgggggcaggggccgcGGCCGCGGCCGGAAAGGGGTAGGCGCCGATGTCATCCACGCTCAGCGGCCGCCACTGGCCGCGGCCCGCCCCTGCGACCAGCCGGGCGGACCCAGGCTTGGCCCGCAGGTTCCACAGGTTGGGGGGCATCAGGGcaggctgggggcctggggagaGCGGGAAGCGGAAGGGCTCGCCGGGGAACGGTGACACAGTCCTGGGGAACCCCGGAGCCATTGCGGCCTCCAGCGGGGCAGCCACCGCAGCCGCGGCAGCCGCATAGCGTGGGCTGCTCCCGTAGGCCGCAGGCAGCTTGCGGCCGAAGAGCTCATCGCGGCTGTTCAGGTAGATGGCCTGCTGCGAGGCGGTCAGCGTGCTGGCCTGGGCATGCTCCTTCTCTTCGGACGCGGCGCTGAAGCTGGAGTAGGAGCTGGACGTGGGCAGCGAGGCTGCGTAGCCGCCGAAGGCCTCATGGCGGTAGCTGGCGGGGTAGGCCGCCGCGCCGGCCTCGgtatcctcctcctcctcctcctcctcctccgccgtGCTGTCGGTGGAGTTCTGGGCCTGCAGGAAGCCCGCATCGGACCCGGGCCCCTCCACGCTGGGCCGCCGGTCTTGGTGCCGCGCCTCAGGGCAGTAGAGGGCCGTGTCGCTGCAGTAGATGTCCCCCTTGTAGGGGGGTCGGGACCCTGGCTTCTCCAGCCCCTCGGGGAAGCCCAGGTCTTGGGCCGAGGCTTCCGACAGGTGGGAGGACAGGCTGCCGGGGTCCGGCTTCTCCAGCACCTTGGCGAGCACGCAGGGGGGCACGCTGTCTGCGTAggccgggcggcggggcggggcgggcaggcTGCAGCCTGGCTTCTCCGCGTGCAGGTTCATGCGTTCCTGGAACTCCGCGGGCAGCtggtggtggggcgggggggggggggaaggttgGGGGGATTGGGGGGTTGGGGGGTTAGGGGGGATGGGGTGATGCaaggagcaggagggaggggtcACGGTCAGCCCAGGACCGGCGGCCAAGGCTGACGGACAGGGGACCTTCCCGGGGCCTGTCTGATCCCACCAGCCAGAGCTGTATCCCGCAAGCTGCAGGATGCCCCCTGGGTCATGCTGATGGGGCCCCCGCAGAGCCCTGAGGCTGGACCCCTGGCTCTAACTCGGGCCTCCCCCTGAGGGGCTGACTCGCTGACCCAGCCCCACGGTCTTCAGGGGAcacccagtcctgtggcctggcTCAAACCAGACAGACTTGGGTGCAACAAAGACCGAGGGCCCAGGCATGCAAGCGGTTTCCACGTGAGCGCCTGGTGCCTGGTGGGGGATGGAATGCTACCATTTGATCTGTTTTGTGAGGATCTCGGGGGGTGGCCCAGGCTCCGGGAGAGGGCACCTGGACAAGGCCTGGGTGAGGGGCATGCCCAGACGGGGAGGGACAGCCTGGCTGGGACAGGAGCCCCGGGTCTGAGTGGTACTCGCCCTATGGCCCCGGCTGAGTGGCTCCTGGGTGAAgccagctttcttatctctgcagACACTGTGCCCAGACCAAACCACTGGGTTTCTGAGAGGCTCATGCAGGGTCACCCTGCCGGGAGCAGCCCCCTGGAGGAAACTGGGGTGGAGTGGGCAGGCCATCCAGGCTGCTGGGGAGGTACGTGCAGGGCGAGCCCTCCACTACATACACAGAGGGGCTCGGACAAGATTGAGGGGGCTGGGGGGATGGGGTCTGGGAGCTGCTGGGAAGGGGTGCGGAGGTCACGGGCGCGGCAGCGGGCTGGCCGGGGCGGGACTCACTTACCTCGGCCATCTTGCGGCCCCTGCCGTAGGCCTGGCTGCACTGCAGCAGCTGCGCTGCGAGGCTGCAGTCCTTCCTGTAGAGCTCCTAggagacaagagaagccacttgaCTGGGTGCAGGCTCGGCCCCGGCCAAGGTCCCCGCTGCCGACATGGTAACCAGCCCGCAGAGATGGCTGTGCACACGTGGACCCTGTCTGCGGCTCTCGTCTGTAGGACGGGTTACAGCCCCCACCTGGAGCCCGGCGTGTGGACGGTCCCCTGGCAGGCAGTCCTGCCGCTGACCCGGGTGGGAACCTCCCACAAAGCAGGGGCCATGGAGGAGGAAGGCCCCCCAGTGGCCTCTAAAGTCCCAGAGGCCCCCAGGCATGGACACCAAGCCGTCTCCCCGCCCTTGGCTTCCGAGTCCCTCCCAAGGGAGGGAGTGGTCAGTGTGGACAGTGCTGCCAGTAGCTGGCGATTAGGAGTGGACCTGCCACCCTTCCCCCAGGTCTCAGGGTGAGGCCTGGCAATGGAGGGGACTTGCAGGGCCAGGCAAGGGGCAGGGTGAGTGGGGGTGGAGGGcctgtgtgaccccaggctcAGACAGGGACTGGCTCAGCCTCCTGAGCTGAGAACAGATGCACACAGGAGGAGTCCAGGGCGCGTGGCTCTACCTTTGGGAAACCTCTGTCGCCCGTGCCTGCGGCTGGATCTTGGTTCCCACCCCCGCTCGGGGACCCACTGCAGCCAGGGCTCTGATGGGGGTGCCTGGTCCTGAGATCCACCCATAGTCTCAATTCAACCAGAACCAGCTGCAGGTGTCCTGCAGCTCAGGGGCGCTGCTGAAGCCATGGGCACTTCTGCCGGTCCCCGCTACCTTGGTCCTAGAGACTCTGGTGTCCCTCACTTGGCTGGCACGGTGGagggaacctgggtcccctgctccTTCGATGCATCCCCGGAAGGGCATGGTTGGCTGAGAGCTGAGAACTGAGCCCCATGTGAGGCCCAGACCAGCCACCGCTGGCACTAGAGGGCTGCGGGCACTGTGTGGCCAACCCAGACCTGCCACTCAGTCGTGAACAGACGCCAGAGTGCTGCCCCATCAGAGCCTCCCCTCTCCTTTGCATGCACTCGTCTGCCATCTCCTACCCGTGGCACCTCCACCTGGCTGGCCAGGGCGCCTGCTGCACCCTCCCGCTACACCCTCCCcctacccccccaccccagaccccagCCCAGAGCACAGCAGGTGGCTCCCGTCCTGCAGATTTCAACCTCTGCAGTCAGGCTGGACCCATGTCGTCCTCTGAGACCCCACATCCCTACCTGGCCAGTTTGCTTCCATCTTCAGAACCTAACCAGAACTGaagccccctccccgcctccccggcCGCCATCCCGGCAGACTCGTCCTCTTTCTCCCAGACTGCTGCCTGCTCATGCATCCACTCAGAGCTTCATCCTCCACGGTCTGTCCTCAGCAGAGCAGCTGTGGGGCCTGTAAGAGGAAGTCCAGCCAGGCTTCCCCCTATTCAGGAACCTTCAGTGGCTCCCGTTTCCCACAGAATAAAACCCAGATTCCTACCGGTGCCTAAATGCCACGTCCTGTTATCCTGACCTCAGCCCCTCGGGCCCTCCTCCCCTCCAGAGCCCCCTCCGGTCTCTTTGCTGGTCTTCGAGTTACTCAGAGCCCCCATTTGCTGCTGTGGCTTTCCACCTGGAAGGGGAGCCCTCCCCCGCCGTCAGCTCCCTGCTCgtcttcaggtctcagctcctGCAGCCCCTTCTAGAAGCACTGGACTGAGGTTCCCTGATCCTGCATCTGGAGGCTCCCAGCCCCCTCACCTGCCTTATTTTTCTCTGCAGCATTTAGCACTTCTAACTCGCTACACAGTTTACCTATTTATCCTGGGTTCTGTCCGCCTTCCCCGCTCAGATGTAAACGCCACGTGCACAGGCCACTGGCTTACCTGGGCTCTTCACACCCTGTTCTCAGAGCCTCGAGGAGCAGATGCTAATCACCGAATGTGTGCTTGGCAGTCAGAGgtctgtggggtgggggggggggacggCGCCACCCTTCTCATGGGACCCAGGAAATCAGGACCCATGGGCAGCCCCAGGGCTCTGATGCCCAGTGGGGGTGGCCAAAGGCAGGAATTCTGAGTGGCCCCACCCCAACCTTGGGGTCGGGGAAGCCCTGCTTTGACTGGGCCAAGGTGGCCTCGTGTTCCTCACCTTGAGTCCTGTCTCCTTCCAGTGGAGGGCCTCATGGACGTGGTGTGAGAGGCAGCCCCTGTCGTTCCCTGGCTTCCCACATGCTTGTTGAggtcctgccccccgcccccgttTCTCCACCCAGCCCTGTGCCAGCCCCTCAGGGCTGCTGCGCGGGGTCAGATCGGCCCGACACTCACATTGTCCTCCGAGAGCTTGTCAATGGTCACTTTGGCCTCCAGCAGGTGGCTGTTGAGGGCGACAATCTCATGGCTGAGAGCTCGTTTCTCTTCCTCATAGTGCTGGCCCTGGGGTTGGGGGACAGGCAGGGGGGTGGTCAGCGGTCAGCCAAGGCCTGGGACTCAAGCCCTGTTGTTCCTCCTGGCCTCCCCGGGAAGCGAGGAGGAGTTTGGAGTCCAGGGAATGCAAGGGTCAGAGCACAGAGCGACCCAGGTTCCAATCCTGCTCTGCCAGTGAGGAGCCGAAcagccctgggcaagtcactgactccctgagcctctgtttctcATCAGTACCGCAGGGACAGTGACAGCTGAGGGCTTGACAGCACCCTCCCATTGGGGGTGGAAATGGGGGGTACGGCCCAGCCCCTCAGGGAGAGGGCAGGGTGGAAACGAGGCCTTTGGCCCAGCTCCACGGGCAAGGGCATGGTGGCCTGGCCCCTCAGTCCTCACCGGGGTTCCAGAGCTGGGGGCCCGGGGCTGGGCGTGCTGGGGTGGGGCGCGGGGTCGTGGCCTCACCATGCGGAATAGCTTGTCCTCCAGCTCCTGGTTGATCCTCTGCAGCGCCATGTAGTTGCTCTGAATCCTGGAGTGGAGGCCATGAGGTCACTGCCATGCCAGGCCTGACCCTCCCATGGCCCCTGCAGCCGTACGGCCCACTGATGGCTGAACCTAGGCCCTCTCTCTGGTCTAATTGTTCCTGTGCTAGAAAACATCTCATTTAAACTAACTGGTTGCCAGGGCCCAGGACCCCTACTGATGAGAAGGGAAAGTTTCTTATTCAGCAGGGTTTCTCGGGAACTTGGTCAGAGCCAGTTAATTCACATTTTACGCACAGTCCTTACAAGTCTGCCTGACGGGTTCCCAATTCAACAGCAGGTTAACAGGGAACAGGATTAAGACTATGCAATGAGCTCTGGGATGATTGCTGGAGACACAGGGTGAATAGGATACGGTTTTCCCTAGAAGAGGCTGAGGTGGGGAAGCAAGTGTGGGGTGGGAATCGATGGCCGCCCTGAGGTGTGATGGTGGAAGGGGCAGTGCCCACCTTCTCGACAGCCTGTGTATAGTGTTAGTGCCCGTGTCTTGCCAACAGAGAAACTGAGACTAGAGATGCTTAAGTAGTAACGGACAAAGAGCCCTCCTGCAAATTCAGCGTTCTATAGAATCACAGGTtaggtccctgggtcgggaagaccccctggagaaggaaatggcaacccactccagtattcttgcctggaaaatcccatggacagaggagcctggggggctgcagtctatagggtcacaaagagttggacatgactgagcacacagtcctcggtaaatatttaaaacaaaccaaGCCAACagcaagctgaaactccaatactttggcctcctgatgtgaagaactgactcatttgaaaagaccctgatgctgggaaagattgaaggtgggaggagaaagggatgacagaggatgagatggctggatggcatcgctgactcaatggacatgagtttgagtaagttccaggagttggtggtggacagggaggcatggcgtgttgcagtccatggggtcacaaagagtcagacacaactgagtgactgaactgaactgaagccaatgGCAAAGtttgagtggtttttttttttttttaaaacattctttctaAAGGAAGGCTGTAAAGTGcgtaatattttttaagaaaaatatccaTATTAAATGTGCgtgttgtgtgctaagtcacttcagttgtgtctgactctgtgcggccatttggactgcagcctgccaggctcctctgtccatgaggttctccaggcaagaatactgcagtgggttgccattcccttctccagggatcttcccgacccagggatcatacccgcgtctcacatctcctgcatgggcaggcgggttctttaccattagtaccTGTGCAGAACGATGTTTTCaggagttttgtttttaagggaGTCATCCCTCAGGGTCCCACACACCAGGCCGCTGAAGGGAACAGTCTCTAAATGCTGGTTCATGTCCGGGGCTAGACATCGTTTTCCTATCAGAGACCCAGGCGACAGTGGCTGGGGCCCTGGTGGGCCAGTCTGGGTCTGGAGATGGCTGCTCCTGTGTCACCATGCCGCCCCACCACGTAAGAGGACAGAAAGAATGAGCAGGGGACCGAAAAGTATCAGGCACTCGACTGTACCTCGCAGCGGCCACACCCACGTTCAGATCCTGATTTGGCAGCTCGTGGTACAAGGTGCGACTCTGGAAGAGCCACTGGGCCTGCAAATGGGGCTACCCGCCAGCCGCAGGGCCCCTGGCCTCGCCCTCCCGGGCCCCGCCCCAGAGCTCCGCCCCGTCAAGGCCCCGCCCcgtcccggccccgccccctcaccTGCGCAGCTTCTCGGTAACTTTCTCCAGCTCCTCCTGCGCACGGCGCAGTTCGATCTCCAAGAAGTGGCGGGTGGAGTCGAACTCGTTCTCCAGCTTCTCCAGCCGGTGCGTCGTGTAGGATAGCCGCTTGCGCAGCTCGCCCTTCTGCTCCTGGAGCGAGCTGCAACGACAGGTGGCGGCGGCGGGCCAGGCCGCGGGCAATGAGCTCGAGGCGCGTTTGGGTGCGCCCCGGGCGAGCCCGGCCGCACCAGTGCATGCGCACACGCACCGCACACAAACACTGCACGCGggcgggcacacacacacacacacacacacacacacacaaaagcgcgcacacctccccagcccctccctgggggGGGTCACGGTCCCTGACACTGAGCCCGTCTGGCCTTGGGGCGAGTGTTTGGGGGCGGCTGAAAGGACCCTGGTTTAAAGATCTCGCAGCAGCAGCACCCCGCCTTGGTCTGGGAGCCGAGCTCCAGCTGGCACAGCTTACAGGGCCCCGTTTTGCTTCTCTACAGCAGGGGCCCAGGCCGGTGAGGCCCAGAGTCAGCAGTTCTACATCCTAGAGCAGGCCTCTCTTCCTCAAGTGGGCTGCGTGCTCTCTGGGCCCGGGAGAGGACGGGCCCCGTGCCCAGGCAGTGTCCACCACAGTGGTCGGCTAGCGGCACGGAGCGCCAGAAACTCAGAAAATCCTGGGCCTGCTCATGtctccctccaggaagccttccagagGCAAGCCTGGCTCTTAGGCTGTACTTTCCCCCACAGACTGAGGGCTCCTCTGGGACCCTGGCCACTGAGTCCCCTTGCTCAGGGAAAAACAGACAGGGGGTGGCTCCCCACTGAGCCACATGCCACCCATTCACATGAGCTATCTTGGGGCATGAGGCAGGAGGGGCAGGTGTAACTGGCCACACCCTCCTGTCGGCTGCCACCCAGCCCCCAGAAAGCAACTAACCATGGCTGACCATGTGCTGACCCTCTGAGGCACCCTTCCCTGGGCTGGCTGAGCACACAGAGGGGGGCCGCGGGGGGCGGACTCACCTTCAGCAGCTGGGAGGGCTCGTTTCTGTAGGGAAGGGACAGCTGCACGGTGGGTGGGGGCACCAGGGGAGTTCTGCTGGCTGTTAGCCACGAGTGAGGCTAAGATTCAAGCTGCTGTTCGGTGCCCTGGGTGTGCGCTTTGCTCAGTCACCCCCTGAACTGTGCCCCGTCAGCCCCTGCACTACAGTCACAACAAAGCCCAGAGCTCCATGGCGTCACGGGGTAGGCAGGGGCCCTGCTGTCACACAGACCTGGCTGCCAGTCCCTGCCAGCTCCCCCAACTCCCGCAATGCACTCGTGACTGTCCCCCTCTTGCCCTAACACACAAAGCCCTGGTTCCAGAGAGGTGcccaggtgggaggaggggcccaAATGCCCATCGtttgctggaagaagcacagccccCCTCAGCAGAGCATCTGGAGCCTAGGCCCCTTGGATGGTAACTTCTGGTGGGTTTGCTGCGGGCGGGCAGGAGGCTTTCTCCAGCGCCTGGGGAAGAGTGATCGTCAGCCTCCAGCCTGATCACACAAACCACACGTGTGACCACAGGCACACACCCAGCAAACCTCCCTTAAGCATTCCTGGACCCCTGCCCAGGTctacattttttcaaaataagtaaaaataaagagtTGCCTGTGTTTTGAGAACCTCAGAGAAGGGCGGGTCGGGTCCTCCCAAGAGTTGATCCCCAAGGTAGATGCCAAGTTACAAGCAAGCAGGGAGCCCAGTGGCAGAGTGCCCAGGGCTGCCCACACAGGCCCCGCCGCCTCTTCCAGGCAGCACACCTGCCTGATTTCACTGCGAGCTTCCTGCAGCTATTGATCCCAGGCTCCCCCTTGGCCCAGGCCTGTCTCTCCTGTGGGCTGCCAGGCCTCCTGAGGGCTCCCCTACGTCCACCTCGAGGGTCCCTGCAGCGCATGGGGTCAGGGCAGCAGCCCCTGCAATCAGCCAGCCTGCAGGGTTGCAGGTGCACCCACAGCCCTCAGTCACAGGGGGTCCACGCCCCCCAGAAAGAGGTGAGAGCACCCACCCTCCACCTCTCAGAGCCAGCACccttccctccccaaccctggCCGCCCACCCGCAGCCACAGCTGGGGCTCTGTCATCCCAGGATTGTTCATTCCTGTTTCTCCGCCTTATCCCTGCCATGGCATGTCCACcctgctccctccttccctcctcgcCTGCCCTGTGCCCCCCGTTTACCCTGCACCTCACAGCAGGAGCAAACATGGTCCTTGGCCCTCAGAGTGTATCATCTCAAGGGGAGACAGACAGTGAGCAAGGGGACAGGCTCCCCAAGAAGGCAAGTGGAGGAAGAAGCCCTGATGGGGCGGTGGGGTGGGCTCGAAGCAGAGCCAGGACCTGCCCCAGGGCAGTGTAACCCGCTGCTCACGAGGCAGCCGGCCCCATCGAGCAGCCCGCCTCCGCCTCCGTCCACCCGTGGCCACCGGATGCTCTTGCAGATGTGCTGGGCGGCTGTGCCCCCACTAGCCCCCAAACGCTGCTACCCTCCCTGAGCCcctcacacccacccacccctgaGCCCATCCAGCCCTGGGTAGGCagcgcccccagcccctggcccctaCCCCCTCCTGGTGCAGGTGCTTGGGCCCTGGGCCTGAACGCACCTCCCTGGCCCCTCAGCTGCGCCCACCTCGCTGCCCGCCACCTTTCTCCAGCTCCACTGCCCAGGCTGATCCCAGGGCCCTGGTTTGTCCCTCACCCCTCCCTGCACACCTCGGGCCACATGTCCTCTGTGTCCAGCCCCACACGAACCCCTCCAAGGCCTCTATCTGGAGGCCCTGCCTCTCTCTAGGGTTCCACGCTCACCCCAAATCCAGCCGCCCACCAGCCTCTCCTCCCAGAGGCCCACAGGCACCCCTCCCCCAGCGTGCGCGACACTGACCCCTTTCTGCCTCCTGTGCTGCCCATCAGTCTCCAGTCAGACCCCGAGAGGCCGTGGTGACCCCTCTTGCCTGTGGTCACCCTCCACAGCCCGTCACCAAAGTCCTGGCAATCTACTACTCAAGAGCTTTGGACACGTCCCCACCCCTCCTGGTCCAGGgagggccctgggctgggcaccCCGGGGGTCTTCAGTCACCTGGGTGATGCCACCATCCTGGGGCATTTACCCGAGCCCTGCCTGACCTGTCTCAGGCTCtgcgtctgtaaaatggggatgtgCGCACCGCACCCTGGAGCGCCCACTCTCGGGGAGCAGGGCTTTCCCTGTGGTCCCTGCATCCCTGTGATCAGAGCCACCGGGAGATGATGCTGGGGGCAGGCACCATGGCCTCTGCCTCCCCTGGGTGTGGAGGTGGCTCAGGGGCCCCTGGAGTCTAGAAACAGGTGCACAGGGCAGGTGTGGAAACCCCTTGTGGCCACTCTCAAATCAGGGGCGCCCTCCCAACTCGGGGAGTGGGGATCAGGACGCCCTACCGGAAGCGCGATctggtgtgggtgggtgggtgggcacTTCATGGTGCCCTCCTTGCCCATGAGAAGGCCCTGGAAGGCTTTCCCAGCTCACAGGAGAGAAAGATGAGCTGCTTGGCACAGAGCGGGGCCTGGAGGGACCCTGCCGGCCTCCCACCAGGAGCCCCTCTGGCCACTCAGCAGAGGCCCGAACCCACGGAGcgagccctgggctgggctgggctgggggtcaCCGGGGCCTGGCCTCCGAGACAGGATGGTCGGGAAGCAGGGCTGAGGACGCTGGGCCTCTTCTCGGTGGTGGGGGGATTGATGCCGATGCCGGATGGACGTCTGGGGACAGAGGCTGAGGAAGCGGGGAGACAACAGGTGTATTACCTGTCCCAAAGCGAGGGCGAGGACCTGGCCCGTCGGCCCTGCAGGTTGCGGGACTGCCCGAGGCACGAGGGCACCCAGGCGCTGCGCAGCCTGTGGGCGAAGAGGACAGAGCTGCTCAGAACGGGGACCA is a window encoding:
- the BEGAIN gene encoding brain-enriched guanylate kinase-associated protein isoform X4; translated protein: MEKLSSLQEQKGELRKRLSYTTHRLEKLENEFDSTRHFLEIELRRAQEELEKVTEKLRRIQSNYMALQRINQELEDKLFRMGQHYEEEKRALSHEIVALNSHLLEAKVTIDKLSEDNELYRKDCSLAAQLLQCSQAYGRGRKMAELPAEFQERMNLHAEKPGCSLPAPPRRPAYADSVPPCVLAKVLEKPDPGSLSSHLSEASAQDLGFPEGLEKPGSRPPYKGDIYCSDTALYCPEARHQDRRPSVEGPGSDAGFLQAQNSTDSTAEEEEEEEEDTEAGAAAYPASYRHEAFGGYAASLPTSSSYSSFSAASEEKEHAQASTLTASQQAIYLNSRDELFGRKLPAAYGSSPRYAAAAAAVAAPLEAAMAPGFPRTVSPFPGEPFRFPLSPGPQPALMPPNLWNLRAKPGSARLVAGAGRGQWRPLSVDDIGAYPFPAAAAAPAPSLASPGGGFNDRYFGARGGPGDNAEGRASPLYASYKADSFSEGDDLSQGHLVEPRYLRAAGDLSLSPGRSADPLPSYAASEGDRERLGVQLLGASGSPEPELSLRSSRDSLEPSSMEASPEMHPGARLSPQPAFPRAGSSGLSRKDSLTKAQLYGTLLN
- the BEGAIN gene encoding brain-enriched guanylate kinase-associated protein isoform X1, which encodes MQKGNRTPRPAPPAPKSSSQASAADMEKLRLRSAWVPSCLGQSRNLQGRRARSSPSLWDSSLQEQKGELRKRLSYTTHRLEKLENEFDSTRHFLEIELRRAQEELEKVTEKLRRIQSNYMALQRINQELEDKLFRMGQHYEEEKRALSHEIVALNSHLLEAKVTIDKLSEDNELYRKDCSLAAQLLQCSQAYGRGRKMAELPAEFQERMNLHAEKPGCSLPAPPRRPAYADSVPPCVLAKVLEKPDPGSLSSHLSEASAQDLGFPEGLEKPGSRPPYKGDIYCSDTALYCPEARHQDRRPSVEGPGSDAGFLQAQNSTDSTAEEEEEEEEDTEAGAAAYPASYRHEAFGGYAASLPTSSSYSSFSAASEEKEHAQASTLTASQQAIYLNSRDELFGRKLPAAYGSSPRYAAAAAAVAAPLEAAMAPGFPRTVSPFPGEPFRFPLSPGPQPALMPPNLWNLRAKPGSARLVAGAGRGQWRPLSVDDIGAYPFPAAAAAPAPSLASPGGGFNDRYFGARGGPGDNAEGRASPLYASYKADSFSEGDDLSQGHLVEPRYLRAAGDLSLSPGRSADPLPSYAASEGDRERLGVQLLGASGSPEPELSLRSSRDSLEPSSMEASPEMHPGARLSPQPAFPRAGSSGLSRKDSLTKAQLYGTLLN